A region of the Oceanihabitans sp. IOP_32 genome:
ACGGTGTTGCACATCGGTTACTACGCCAGCGAAAACAATTTCACGATTAACATAAGGTTCTAAAGTATTAAACATAGCCACGTTACCATTAGTAAATGTTTTTATTTCAGTTTTAAAATCGTCTAAAGGATGCCCAGAAATATAAACGCCAACCACTTCACGCTCTTTACTTAATTTTTCCATAGTGCCCCACTCCTCACATGGCGGGACTTCGGGTTCGGCAATTTGTACTTCACTAGACTCACCAAATAAACTTACCTGCGCCGAGTTTTCGTTTTCTTGGTGCTTTTGTCCGTACTTTATGGCTTTCTCTAAAAAGGTAATGCCATCGCCATCATCATGAAAATATTGCGCACGGTGTGTATTAGCCAAACCATCAAAACCACCTGCTAAGGCCAAGTTTTCAAAGGCTCTCTTATTGGCAGCACGCAAATCGATGCGTTTGGCCAAATCGAAAATAGATTTATAATGGCCATCTTTTCTATTATTTACAATAGTCATTACCGCACCATGGCCTACGCCTTTTATAGCTCCCATGCCAAAACGAACGGCGTTATCTTGATTTACCGAAAACTTATAATAACTCTCGTTAACATCTGGGCCAAGCACGTCTAATCGCATACGCTTACACTCTTCCATAAAGAAAGTAACTTGCTTAATATCGTTCATATTATTAGATAGAACGGCTGCCATATATTCTGCAGGGTAGTGTGCTTTTAAATAAGCCGTTTGGTAGGCAATCCAAGCATAACAGGTAGAGTGCGATTTATTAAAGGCGTAACTCGCAAAGGCTTCCCAATCTTTCCAAACTTTTTCTAAAATTTTGGCATCGTGTCCATTTGCACTGGCTTGTTCTATAAACTTGGGTTTCATTTTATCGAGCACGGCGATTTGCTTTTTACCCATAGCTTTACGCAAAACATCGGCTTCACCTTTTGTGAAATCTGCTAGTTTTTGAGAGAGCAACATCACCTGCTCTTGATATACCGTAATCCCGTAAGTTTCTTTAAGGTATTCTTCCATCGCTGGCAAATCGTACTCAATGGTTTCATCGCCATGCTTTCGGCGAACAAAACTTGGTATATATTCCATTGGCCCCGGACGATACAAAGCATTCATGGCAATTAAGTCTTCAAAAACAGTAGGTTTTAAATCTTTAAGGTGTTTTTGCATGCCGGGCGATTCGTATTGAAAAACACCTACAGTTTCTCCTCTCTGGAACAATTCATAAGTCTTTTCATCATCTAAAGGAAAGGTGTCTGGGTCGAGCACAATACCGTGCTTTGCTTTAACAATTTTTACGGTATCTTTAATTAGGGTTAATGTTTTTAATCCTAAAAAATCCATTTTTAATAAACCGGCATCTTCTACTACCGAGTTATCAAACTGGGTAACATATAAATCGGAATCTTTAGCTGTTGCTACGGGAACAAACTTGGTAATATCGTCGGGTGTAATAATCACTCCGCAGGCGTGAATACCTGTATTTCGCACCGACCCCTCTAAGGTTCTTGCTAGGTTTACCGTTTCGGCCTGTAAATCGCTACCTTCAGAAATATTTAAAAGTTCGTTTACTTTTTCTAGATCTTCAGCTCTAAATTTTTTAGCCAATTCTTTCTCGTCCACTCCAAAAATCTTACCGAGCTTAGACATGGTTGGAATTAACTTTGCAATTCTGTCGGCATCAAAAAGGGGTAGATCTAAAACTCGGGCGGTATCACGAATTGACGATTTTGCCGCCATGGTTCCATAAGTAATAATTTGAGCAACTTGATTACTCCCGTATTTATCGATTACATAATCCATCACGCGACTTCGGCCTTCATCGTCAAAATCGATATCGATATCTGGCATACTAATACGGTCTGGATTTAAGAAACGCTCAAAAAGCAAATCGTATTTAAGCGGGTCTATATTGGTAATCCATAAACAATAGGCCACCACCGAACCAGCTGCCGAGCCACGACCAGGCCCTACCGAAACATCCATATTTCGAGCTTCCCGAATAAAATCTTCTACAATTAAAAAATAACCGGGATAGCCTGTATTTTCGATAACGCTTAACTCAAAATCGAGGCGCTCTACAACCTCTTCGGAAAGCGGTTCGCCATAACGTTTTTTTGCTCCTTCAAAAGTTAAGTGCCTTAAAAAAGCATTTTCGCCCCGCTTGCCGTTATCCAATAAATCTTCTTCATGTTTAAACTGGTCAGGAATATCGAAAGCAGGCAACAACACATCACGCGCTAATTGATAAGCTTCCACTTTATCGATCACCTCTTGAACATTATAAATGGCTTCAGGAACATCTTTAAACAGTTGCTTCATGGCATCAGGAGACTTAAAGTAATACTCCTGATTTGGTAAACCATAACGATAACCACGACCACGACCAATAGGTGTCGCTTGTTTTTCACCATCTTTTACACATAGTAAAATATCGTGAGCATTGGCATCGTCTTGCTTTCTGTAATACGTATTATTTGATGCAATTATTTTTACATCATGTTTTTGGGCTAGTTTAATTAAGGTCGGGTTTACACGGTTTTCATCCTCTTGATTATGGCGCATGAGCTCCACATACAAATCGTCGCCAAAGGTTTCTTTCCACCAAAGTAAGGCCTCCTCGGCTTGATTTTCACCGATATTTAAAATTTTACTAGGCACTTCACCGTACAAGTTTCCTGTGAGTACTATAAGGTCTTCTTTATATTTTTCTATGAGTTGTTTATCGATACGCGGTACATAATAAAATCCATTTACAAAGGCATGCGACGATAATTTTGCCAAATTATGGTATCCATTTTTATTTTTTGCCAACAGTACAATTTGGTAACCATTATCTTTTCGGGTTTTGTCTAAATGATTGTCGCAAACAAAAAACTCGCAGCCTATAATGGGTTTTATTTCTTTTAATGTAGTGGTTTCGCCCTTTTCCTGGGCTTCAGCTATTTTTGCTTTTACACTGCTATTATGTCTATTTACCGCATTTAGAAAATGGAAAGCCCCCATCATGTTCGCATGATCTGTTAGGGCGACTGCTGGCATGTTGTATTCGGCTGCTGCCGCAACAATATCTGCCACTCCCATGGTAGATTGCAAAACCGAGAATTGTGAATGATTATGTAGATGTGCAAAATCGACATCGGCTAAATTGGATATATTTTCTTTAATTTCTGCCGAAGATATATCGCTAGCTTGAGCCTTTTGTAATCGTTTATTAATTCGAGCACTTTCCTTTTTTAAATTAATGTGCTTTAAACCAATAAGCTGAATGGTTTGCGGATTAGCCTCTGTAAATTTTTTAAAATAATCGGGGGTCAACATCGAGCTCCTCCTTGGTATATTCACCTAAGCGAATTAATTCTAAAAAACAACGCGTTGTGGCCTCGACATCGGCTGTGGCGTTATGTGCTTCAGCAAAAGGTTCGTTAAACAAAAACTCATGCAACTCGGTTAAAGTGGGCAGTTTAAATTTACCATAGCGCCCTCCTGGAATCTGGCATAAGTTTGCTGTGTGTTCTGTACAGGTATCTAAAACTGGAAGTTCTTGCAAGGGGTTGGCGACAGCGCCACGAACAAATTCAGCACCCATAATATTAAGGTCGAACTTTACATTTTGCCCCACCACAAATTTAGTTTTACCCAGTGCTTCATTAAATTTCTCTAAAACTTCGGCCAAAGGCACCCCTTGCTCCATAGCCAATTCGGTAGAGATACCGTGAATTTTCTCGGCATCATAAGGAATATTAAACCCCTCTGGTTGCACCAAATAATCTTGACTATCTATACAATTTCCCATGGCATCATGCAGTTGCCATGCAATTTGGATACACCTAGGCCAATTATCGGTATCTGTAATAGGTGCGTCCCATCGCTTTGGTAATCCTGTAGTTTCCGTGTCGAAAATTAAGTACATAAAAGTAGTTGTTAGTCGCCTTAAAAGCCGTAAAGTTTTTAAACGTGTAAAAATACATAGAAATTATACTTTTATAAAATGAAGACTGCAAGAGTTGTAAACAAAAAAGAAAGAACACTAAAGCGCAGCCTACTTTGGTTGGAAATTTAAAAAAACTTGTATGGTAAAAACCCTTAACCATATCTAAACCTACCCTTTTAAAGCATTATAACACAAATGTCCGATCAAAGATATTATGAAACTGTCAACGCCTTTAAAATATAGAACTTTACACATTTTTTTAAATGTTACCTTGTTTATTTTAAACCATTGTTAAGATTTAAAGGAGATATTTTGCTAATTGAAGCACTTCTGCTTATCCCTTAGTTAGAATCAAGTCTTTGTACTTGATTCTAAAAGCGAAGCGGTCTTAAGCCTCTTATAAGACATTGATGATAATATTCTTTAAAATAAAATCCTTAAAAATAAAAAAATATAGTATATTTGCGCCCTCATTAATAACAGAGGTCGAGAACCTCAAATAATTAATAATTATGCCAGTAAAAATTAGATTACAAAGACACGGTAAAAAAGGAAAACCTTATTACTGGATCGTAGCAGCAGATTCGCGCGCGAAGAGAGATGGTAAATACCTAGAAAAATTAGGTGCTTACAACCCGAACACAAACCCAGCAACAGTTGAATTAGATGTTGATGGTGCTGTAAAATGGTTACAGAATGGTGCACAACCAACTGATACAGCCAAAAACCTATTATCTTACAAAGGTGCTTTACTAAAAAATCACTTAGTAGGTGGTGTTAGAAAAGGAGCCTTAACTGAAGAGCAAGCAGAAGCAAAATTTGCGGCTTGGTTGGAAGAAAAAGAAGGTAAAGTACAGGCTAAAGCTGAAGGATTATCTGAAGCTCAAGCTAAAGCTAAAGCTGAAGCATTAGCTGCTGAAAAAGCAGTAAACGAAGCAAGAATAGCTGCGGCTGCTCCTGCGGTTGAAGAAACTGCTCCTGAAGCTGAAGCGCCTAAAAAAGAAGAAGAATAAAACGTTTATTTTTTATACTTTTAAACTCCGATACCTGCTATCGGAGTTTTTTGTTCAAAATAGTTTTGTGCGATAACTTAAAGTGTGAATTCTTAAATGATTAATAGACCGATTTCTGTGTTTGCTGAAATTGAAAAAATACCTTTTTATGACTAAGGAAGACTGTTTTTATCTCGGAAAAATTGTAAAAAAATACAGTTTTAAAGGTGAAGTATTGGCAAAATTAGATACAGACCAACCAGAGATTTACGAAAATTTAGATGCTGTATTCTTAGAACTAAGAAATAATTTAGTCCCTTTTTTTGTTGAAAGCTCACAACTACATAAATCTACTTTATTGCGCCTTAAATTTGAGGATGTAGAAACCGAGGCAGATGCCGATGCCATAATGAAAAGTAATTTATATTTACCGCTTAACTTACTTCCAAAACTTGAAGGCAATAAATTTTATTTTCACGAAGTTATTGGCTTTACCATAGAGGACAAAAATTTTGGTGAAGTAGGCCTCATAAAAAGCATTAACGATTCTACCTTACAAGCTTTATTTGTGGTCGATCGCCATGGCACCGAAATATTAATCCCCATGAATGATGAATTTATTTTAAACGTAGATAGAGAGAATAAAACTATTTTAGTAGAAACACCCGAAGGTTTAATTGACCTTTACCTATAAGTTAATTTATTTCAGGCTACCAATGATTTTTCTCGTTCTAAAAGAGTTAAATTATCTTGTATTTGATCACGTTGTCTAATTAACAATTTACAAAGTGATAAAGGCAAACCGTGCTCCAACAATAAGTCATTATAAACATTTATAGTTAAGTACTTTATTTCACGTATCTCTCTTAACAAATCGACCTCATACTGAAAGAGAAGGGCGTTTTTAATATTCATCTTAATTTTTGAAAAATTGATAAAATTATTTTTAGAATACTCGCTATTTTTATCTAGTTTTTCAATTTCAGATTGTAATAATTTACCAAATTCATAGCGTTCAAAACTACGCTCTCTAAAATAGGTCTTTAAATCATCTCTATAAACGTATTCCAGTCCTTCTAAATATGTGGTTTCTATTTCATGATTCATAATCAACAAATCATTCAATTTTTTTAAAATTTTCGGGTTCTTCAATCTCATATCTGCAAGTTTTATTTATTACAACGCTTCCAATTCAATGTAAAATCTAAGTGTATTCAAATTAACGAACACACCAATCATCAAATTCAATCATTAAACCAAAGTTTATAATATTATATACGAGCCACCTCCCGTTATTAGACACCTAACACGTAATTTTAACATAATTTAGCATATTTTATACCTTTTAAGCACATTATTTTATACTATTGCTCCATATTTAAAACCTCATAATATGTCTAATAAACCCTTTCGTTTTAAACAATTCTCGGTACATCAAGGTCGATGTGGCATGAAAATTGGCACCGATGGTGTATTACTTGGTGCCTGGGCGTCTCTAGACAGCAACCCCTTGTCTATTTTAGATATTGGCGCTGGTACAGGAATTATTTCGCTCATGCTTGCACAACGAAGCGATGTGCAACTTATAGACGCTATTGAAATTGACTCCGAAGCCTACGAACAATGTGTAGATAATTTTGAGCAATCGCCTTGGGGAGACCGTTTGTTTTGCTACCATGCTTCACTTGAAGTGTTTACAGAAGAGATAGAAGATAAATACGACCTGATAATTTCTAACCCTCCTTTTTATGTTGAAGATTACAAATCGGAGAACAATCAGCGTGATTTAGCGAGATCTTCGACTGCACTACCCTTTAGTGTGCTTATCGAAAGTGTTTCAAAATTACTTTCAGAGAACGGAGCTTTTAATGTTATTATTCCTTTTAAAGAGGAAAGTAATTTTATTGATTTAGCTTCAAAAGTAAATCTTTTTCCAACCGATATTTTACATGTAAAAGGCAATCCTTCAACCGAGATTAAGCGTAGTTTAATCGCTTTTTCTTTCCGCGAAAGCGACACAGTCACCGAAACGCTCATTATTGAAACCGAAAGACATCGATACACCGAAAAATACATTAATCTTACTAAAGATTTTTACTTAAAAATGTAATTCGTTTGATTTGGATTTGTAAATTTGATAGATTTAAAATGATTATTCTCAATAAAAGCAACACATCATTAATTTCTTATTTTTTTTGACTGTTGTTTTAGACTTTAAAAACAAGACTAAATGAAGCCAGATTTATTTGAAGCTCCAGATTATTACAACCTAGACGAGTTATTA
Encoded here:
- a CDS encoding tRNA1(Val) (adenine(37)-N6)-methyltransferase; the encoded protein is MSNKPFRFKQFSVHQGRCGMKIGTDGVLLGAWASLDSNPLSILDIGAGTGIISLMLAQRSDVQLIDAIEIDSEAYEQCVDNFEQSPWGDRLFCYHASLEVFTEEIEDKYDLIISNPPFYVEDYKSENNQRDLARSSTALPFSVLIESVSKLLSENGAFNVIIPFKEESNFIDLASKVNLFPTDILHVKGNPSTEIKRSLIAFSFRESDTVTETLIIETERHRYTEKYINLTKDFYLKM
- a CDS encoding DUF2383 domain-containing protein yields the protein MRLKNPKILKKLNDLLIMNHEIETTYLEGLEYVYRDDLKTYFRERSFERYEFGKLLQSEIEKLDKNSEYSKNNFINFSKIKMNIKNALLFQYEVDLLREIREIKYLTINVYNDLLLEHGLPLSLCKLLIRQRDQIQDNLTLLEREKSLVA
- a CDS encoding 30S ribosomal protein S16 — protein: MPVKIRLQRHGKKGKPYYWIVAADSRAKRDGKYLEKLGAYNPNTNPATVELDVDGAVKWLQNGAQPTDTAKNLLSYKGALLKNHLVGGVRKGALTEEQAEAKFAAWLEEKEGKVQAKAEGLSEAQAKAKAEALAAEKAVNEARIAAAAPAVEETAPEAEAPKKEEE
- the rimM gene encoding ribosome maturation factor RimM (Essential for efficient processing of 16S rRNA), giving the protein MTKEDCFYLGKIVKKYSFKGEVLAKLDTDQPEIYENLDAVFLELRNNLVPFFVESSQLHKSTLLRLKFEDVETEADADAIMKSNLYLPLNLLPKLEGNKFYFHEVIGFTIEDKNFGEVGLIKSINDSTLQALFVVDRHGTEILIPMNDEFILNVDRENKTILVETPEGLIDLYL